A genomic region of Janthinobacterium lividum contains the following coding sequences:
- a CDS encoding heparinase II/III family protein: protein MKFFPVKLPILLAAGVLSVAGPAHADWVQSVDPVVVAPAPTNLQIQAQNPPTFTWSRHVSAPASYTVEVKSATGAVSTYTTTRNWLLPSQLLPVGSYSWRVRPTPTVEWSDYRNFTITTASAPFVVPENADLRARIAKMPRPRSLQGLPLYSAWSAPLKAERNAAMLKMRSEVDWVTVKPGAGVLDSNWTLQTGSVLTAANVAQTANIRALVSANGRQLEGASLLYRLTGEQKYLTEAIYRGDMLAALNPYGPTSYVNQDQGTRVIALTLIKAIDTLGSAIDGTRRAAWLNVVRLRTNDIYADLAGSNGRMDQYPFDSHGGTNLGFLALIATLSLGEIKEADTWFDFSFRAYAAAFSAWSGPEGGFANGTAYAQYTADLALQVWQPLASASGIDMFGKPWSKGFVRYFMHFVPPGTPRHLFGDEAEVVPTFAVLKAFVSHYASPEAAWYFRALPVEMDALTLLQAPYPLPVSSVSTPLPPENARLYPSIGWAAMHSSMADNGRTSLYFKSSPYGSYNHSHGEQNSIVLVRNGVALLGQSGYSDYYGSPLASTWYRQTRAHNAVTFDGGLGQAIDGYTPQGYTRTKAYGGKITAFSTTPQLDYVEGDATPAYSGALTQAVRKVWYLRGANAAVVVDVLASATPRKFEWNFHSYAPMQTGENGKVVVAKDGQMVCLIPVSTGMPIAFEKRTGPPPKVGTVEDHGAFVNTVLQPKAEFVVVLDVGCSNPAPVFDPVARTLKVGAQTVTIPK, encoded by the coding sequence ATGAAATTCTTTCCCGTGAAGCTGCCAATATTGCTGGCAGCTGGTGTGTTGTCGGTCGCAGGGCCGGCGCATGCCGACTGGGTGCAGTCCGTCGACCCAGTCGTGGTGGCGCCAGCACCAACAAACCTGCAGATTCAAGCGCAAAATCCCCCCACCTTTACCTGGTCGCGCCATGTGTCTGCGCCGGCATCTTATACGGTGGAAGTCAAATCGGCCACCGGCGCGGTGAGTACCTATACAACGACCCGTAACTGGTTGTTGCCCAGCCAGCTATTGCCAGTCGGTAGTTATTCCTGGCGCGTACGCCCCACGCCGACCGTGGAATGGTCCGATTACCGCAACTTCACGATCACGACGGCTTCGGCGCCGTTCGTTGTGCCGGAGAATGCGGACTTGCGCGCGCGCATCGCTAAAATGCCGAGGCCGCGCAGTTTGCAGGGCCTGCCTTTATATAGTGCCTGGAGCGCGCCGCTGAAGGCCGAGCGCAATGCCGCCATGCTCAAGATGCGCTCCGAGGTCGACTGGGTGACAGTCAAGCCTGGCGCTGGAGTTCTGGATTCAAACTGGACACTGCAGACGGGTTCCGTGTTGACGGCTGCCAACGTTGCGCAGACGGCTAATATCCGTGCTCTGGTATCGGCGAATGGACGCCAACTGGAGGGCGCTTCGCTGCTGTACCGCCTGACCGGCGAGCAGAAGTACCTGACCGAGGCGATCTACCGCGGCGATATGCTGGCCGCGCTCAATCCATATGGTCCGACCAGCTATGTCAACCAGGACCAGGGCACGCGCGTCATCGCGCTGACGCTGATCAAGGCCATCGATACGCTGGGCAGTGCCATCGACGGTACCCGCCGCGCCGCGTGGCTCAATGTCGTGCGTTTGCGCACCAACGATATCTACGCCGATCTGGCCGGTAGCAATGGCCGCATGGATCAATATCCGTTCGACTCCCATGGTGGCACGAATCTGGGTTTCCTTGCCCTCATCGCCACCTTGTCGCTCGGTGAAATCAAGGAAGCCGATACCTGGTTTGACTTTTCCTTCCGCGCCTACGCGGCGGCATTCAGCGCCTGGAGCGGTCCGGAAGGCGGCTTTGCGAATGGCACGGCGTATGCGCAGTACACGGCGGACCTTGCCTTGCAGGTATGGCAGCCGCTGGCCAGCGCTTCCGGCATCGACATGTTCGGCAAGCCATGGTCGAAGGGTTTCGTGCGCTACTTCATGCACTTCGTGCCGCCCGGTACGCCGCGTCATTTGTTTGGCGATGAGGCGGAAGTCGTACCCACCTTCGCGGTACTGAAGGCCTTCGTGTCGCATTATGCGAGTCCCGAGGCGGCCTGGTATTTCCGCGCGCTGCCTGTGGAGATGGACGCGCTGACCCTGCTGCAGGCGCCGTATCCGCTGCCCGTCTCGTCGGTCAGCACGCCGCTGCCTCCGGAGAATGCCCGTTTGTACCCCAGCATAGGCTGGGCGGCCATGCACAGCAGCATGGCCGACAACGGACGGACCTCGCTGTATTTCAAATCGAGTCCGTACGGCTCGTATAACCACAGCCATGGCGAGCAGAACAGCATTGTCCTGGTACGCAACGGCGTCGCGCTGCTGGGGCAGTCTGGTTACTCCGACTATTATGGTTCACCGCTGGCCAGCACATGGTATCGCCAGACGCGGGCGCACAATGCCGTCACCTTCGATGGCGGCCTGGGTCAAGCCATCGATGGCTATACACCGCAGGGCTACACGAGGACCAAAGCCTATGGCGGCAAGATCACGGCCTTCTCGACCACACCTCAGCTCGATTATGTGGAAGGCGATGCCACGCCGGCGTACAGCGGCGCCCTGACGCAGGCCGTGCGCAAGGTCTGGTATTTGCGCGGTGCCAATGCGGCGGTGGTCGTCGACGTCCTGGCGTCGGCCACGCCGCGCAAGTTTGAATGGAATTTCCATTCCTATGCACCGATGCAGACGGGCGAGAATGGCAAGGTGGTTGTCGCCAAAGATGGACAAATGGTGTGCCTGATTCCCGTGTCGACGGGTATGCCGATTGCTTTCGAGAAGCGCACCGGCCCTCCGCCAAAAGTAGGCACGGTGGAAGACCACGGCGCGTTTGTGAATACCGTGCTGCAACCCAAGGCCGAGTTTGTGGTCGTGCTCGATGTCGGCTGCAGCAATCCGGCACCCGTGTTCGATCCTGTCGCGCGCACCCTGAAGGTTGGGGCACAGACGGTCACGATACCGAAATGA
- a CDS encoding glycosyltransferase family 4 protein: MSDERPQALMLGTAPEGKGGVAAVVCVLLREGFLDEHAVRYVVTHAEVPAMDKLALAFNALRQLLAVRLTGAKPLVHAHCSSRASFYRKSVLLALARGMGCKTIFHLHGGEFRQFTMDEVGPVGRWWIRHTLEKSSAVIGLSPSWAEFLQTFAPRAAVLVVANSVKLAALPPVLPEEEGRLLFLGRVEKKKGVFELVEAVASLSAQFPHLRLVMGGEGALAEVRARAAELGIADRLELLGWIDPDQKAAEMERASIFVLPSYHEGLPMAMLEAMAAQKAVVVTTVGGIPEAVQDGINGLLIEPESVASLAGALQRLLADKPLRERLAAAGRATIEQRFDTELMLDKLATLYARLEGAGR; encoded by the coding sequence GTGAGTGACGAAAGGCCGCAGGCATTGATGCTGGGCACCGCGCCGGAAGGCAAGGGTGGCGTGGCGGCCGTCGTTTGCGTCCTGCTGCGGGAGGGTTTCCTGGATGAGCATGCGGTACGCTATGTCGTGACGCATGCCGAAGTGCCGGCGATGGACAAGCTTGCCCTTGCCTTCAACGCATTGCGCCAGTTGCTCGCGGTGCGCCTGACCGGGGCGAAGCCGCTCGTGCATGCGCATTGTTCGTCGCGCGCCAGTTTCTACCGCAAGTCCGTCCTGCTGGCGCTGGCCCGCGGCATGGGATGCAAAACCATCTTTCACTTGCACGGTGGCGAGTTCCGCCAGTTCACCATGGATGAGGTGGGTCCCGTGGGCCGTTGGTGGATCCGCCACACCCTGGAAAAAAGTTCGGCCGTGATCGGCCTGTCGCCATCCTGGGCCGAGTTTCTGCAGACTTTCGCGCCGCGCGCGGCCGTGCTGGTCGTGGCCAATTCGGTCAAGTTGGCCGCCTTGCCCCCCGTGCTGCCGGAAGAGGAGGGGCGCCTGTTGTTCCTCGGCCGCGTCGAAAAGAAAAAAGGGGTGTTTGAACTGGTCGAAGCCGTGGCCAGCCTGAGCGCACAATTTCCCCACCTGCGCCTGGTCATGGGCGGCGAGGGCGCACTGGCCGAGGTCCGTGCGCGTGCTGCTGAACTGGGTATTGCCGACCGGCTTGAATTGCTCGGATGGATAGATCCAGATCAGAAAGCCGCGGAAATGGAGCGTGCGAGCATCTTCGTGCTGCCTTCTTATCATGAAGGTTTGCCCATGGCCATGCTCGAGGCCATGGCGGCCCAAAAGGCGGTGGTGGTGACGACCGTCGGCGGCATCCCCGAAGCGGTGCAGGACGGCATCAATGGCTTGCTGATCGAGCCGGAGAGTGTCGCGAGCCTGGCTGGTGCATTGCAGCGTTTGCTTGCGGACAAGCCATTGCGCGAGCGCCTGGCGGCGGCGGGGCGGGCCACGATCGAGCAGCGTTTCGATACCGAACTGATGCTCGACAAGCTGGCGACGCTTTACGCGCGCCTCGAGGGAGCGGGACGATGA